In one Chitinophaga sancti genomic region, the following are encoded:
- a CDS encoding DUF5977 domain-containing protein: MRKVFLSLYLSLAGIGLFRTSAQTDVPSERKNFTAITPNTFAFSKVNNIPTSYFTGQIKPSIPLYEKQMSVLKFSLTMDFIGGNGIKVDDPGSNIGRGWMLNTGGIIIRNIKGVPDDYLNVTQTPGTGAVDTKYDGMAYTPGLMQMSNTDATTSNTLVPYYYMLGIGDNEHDIFEYNFPGHSGKFYIGKDRQILTTDSTKIKIIPDFSGTMAGGTLASFTIIDEAGIKYTFSTPEISKNFAQDASIQPGIFCNKAFASAWMLTKIEVPGTQESIVFNYRQSDYSSVNGVAEFFRYARRTKAYDAALNYSNYVYGPNTMLYNTTSNHLDIQTIRFSDSTKINFDYLYSSKILPDDVIRDIEIVSDQKERIKKYAFNYSFWDSGPTRYRYINYNQSWPWYNITWTPDRTRIHLESIYQLGNADEVMPMAAFKYYLSDAVNETALYGYNDIDYWGYHNGKNNADYLLEIPSHGYAAANRAPDINYATMGALKQIYYATGGSEEFEYELNDKFDGSVNRIMGGIRLKKRYLHDAVDSKNDIIKTYNYVETSGRSSGFLGDVPVYTYQIPHYTAGFPGNTPSWDYVDTISVSSAINPLSSVEGSSVGYRRVEEVFANGTGTNGKIVYEYSDLSYATIWPSQDYYPYTPVERPTWALGLPLVTSVYNAAGLVVKRTINQYNITQSYYSTENYRSLYIAKKATTDIATPVYTFRNYYPLMGRADLIQTRELEYADNDTTQVLEKTTRYQYNSLYHTVVRSSTANSMKDSIINLIRYPYDYSLGTGSFTAGMMDQNIYAVPIAKETYKKIGTQTYLTNAQLTTFTNLGNGLYRPAIAYNAALSAPVATTESFTNTVLLDSKFNYKQQVAYLNYDANGQLLSLNTKQHQLQAVLYDKHNNTVAIAANATTGEIAFTSFEPEENNTAGWVYNSATVSNTSAKTGYSYIGEVTSPVLSSGNYKVRFWAKGSGSISVNGTAVAVSSTWSFYTVVLNSITSVYINSNGASIDDIAISPVNSTFATYSYKEPTGMTSQSDDIGTMNKFVYDGFNRLSVVKDRDENIRKQHEYKTSAYLNNSLSVTYSVYFCSNGGKPGAPVTYTVPANIYASLLSQADADAKAAMDTTLNALSYVNAHSVCIPLYRNDAQSGYFMKQGCASGYGTYVLYTVPKDSILSEISVDDANAKAKAALAIVGQNYVNAVGTCRTAITLSYSNEITNDNYHVKLVSRTDANLTYDFTVGYGQGALGSVITGTYEIVVYVPSGTTNTYNFSAGCGGNVGSGTQIDFPSVDIKTGCATITIY; this comes from the coding sequence CGGAGGTATTATCATCCGTAATATTAAAGGTGTTCCTGATGATTACTTAAACGTAACACAGACCCCGGGCACCGGCGCGGTAGATACCAAATATGATGGTATGGCCTATACCCCCGGCCTTATGCAAATGAGCAATACGGATGCGACTACCTCAAATACACTTGTTCCATATTATTATATGTTAGGTATCGGCGACAATGAGCATGATATCTTTGAATATAATTTTCCCGGGCATAGTGGTAAATTCTACATCGGGAAAGATCGTCAGATCCTGACCACCGACAGCACAAAGATTAAGATCATTCCTGACTTTTCCGGCACGATGGCGGGAGGTACACTGGCTTCTTTTACTATTATAGATGAAGCAGGTATCAAGTATACTTTCTCTACACCGGAAATAAGTAAGAATTTTGCTCAGGATGCCAGTATTCAACCAGGCATTTTTTGTAACAAAGCTTTTGCCTCTGCCTGGATGCTCACTAAGATAGAGGTACCCGGTACACAGGAAAGTATTGTCTTTAATTACCGGCAGTCTGACTACTCTTCTGTAAATGGAGTTGCAGAATTTTTCAGGTATGCCAGGAGAACGAAAGCATATGATGCTGCCCTTAATTACTCTAATTACGTTTATGGCCCTAACACAATGCTTTATAATACGACCTCGAATCATCTGGATATTCAGACGATCCGGTTCTCCGATAGTACAAAGATCAATTTTGACTACCTCTATAGTTCAAAAATTTTACCTGACGATGTGATCAGAGATATAGAAATAGTGAGTGATCAAAAGGAGCGCATCAAGAAATATGCATTCAACTATTCTTTTTGGGATAGTGGTCCTACCAGATACAGATATATCAATTATAATCAAAGCTGGCCATGGTATAATATCACATGGACTCCTGACCGTACCCGGATACACCTTGAAAGCATTTACCAGCTTGGTAATGCTGACGAGGTAATGCCAATGGCTGCCTTTAAGTATTACCTGAGTGATGCCGTAAATGAAACGGCCCTGTATGGTTATAATGATATCGATTACTGGGGGTATCACAACGGAAAAAACAATGCTGATTATCTGCTGGAAATCCCTTCCCACGGATATGCAGCGGCAAACAGAGCGCCTGATATTAATTATGCTACCATGGGTGCCCTGAAGCAGATATATTACGCCACCGGCGGTAGCGAAGAATTTGAATATGAGCTGAATGATAAATTTGATGGCTCCGTCAATCGCATAATGGGTGGTATCAGACTCAAAAAGCGCTACCTGCATGATGCTGTAGACAGTAAAAATGATATCATTAAAACCTACAATTATGTAGAAACAAGTGGGCGCTCCTCCGGCTTCCTGGGCGATGTACCCGTTTATACTTATCAGATACCACATTATACTGCCGGCTTTCCCGGTAATACCCCTTCATGGGATTACGTCGATACCATCTCTGTCAGCAGTGCTATTAACCCGCTTTCTTCCGTAGAAGGTAGTTCGGTTGGATATAGAAGAGTGGAAGAAGTGTTCGCCAATGGCACGGGTACAAATGGGAAAATAGTATATGAATATTCCGACCTCTCCTATGCCACTATATGGCCTTCACAGGATTATTATCCATACACACCAGTAGAGCGCCCTACCTGGGCACTTGGGCTGCCACTGGTAACAAGTGTTTATAATGCCGCTGGCCTTGTTGTAAAACGGACTATCAATCAATACAACATCACCCAGTCCTATTATTCAACTGAGAACTATCGCTCACTATACATTGCAAAGAAAGCAACTACTGACATTGCTACACCGGTATATACATTCAGAAACTACTATCCGCTAATGGGGCGTGCTGATCTGATACAGACAAGGGAACTGGAATATGCTGACAATGATACCACTCAGGTGCTTGAAAAGACAACCAGATATCAGTACAATAGCCTGTATCATACGGTGGTAAGATCCTCCACTGCTAATTCTATGAAGGACTCCATCATCAATTTAATCCGCTATCCCTATGATTATTCTCTGGGTACGGGCTCCTTTACAGCTGGTATGATGGATCAGAACATCTATGCGGTACCTATTGCCAAAGAGACTTATAAAAAGATCGGTACCCAGACCTATCTCACCAATGCACAGCTGACCACTTTTACAAATCTTGGCAATGGCCTCTATCGTCCTGCGATTGCTTACAACGCAGCATTGTCTGCTCCCGTGGCTACTACCGAAAGCTTTACCAATACGGTACTGCTTGATTCAAAATTCAATTACAAACAGCAGGTGGCTTATCTAAATTATGATGCCAACGGCCAGCTGTTGTCTTTAAATACCAAACAACATCAGCTACAGGCTGTCTTATACGACAAGCATAATAACACTGTCGCCATTGCCGCCAACGCTACTACCGGAGAGATCGCCTTTACCAGCTTTGAACCGGAAGAAAATAATACAGCAGGTTGGGTATATAACAGCGCTACTGTTTCCAATACAAGTGCTAAAACCGGGTATAGCTATATCGGTGAAGTGACCTCGCCAGTACTTTCCTCCGGTAATTACAAAGTTCGCTTCTGGGCCAAGGGTAGCGGTAGTATATCAGTAAACGGTACCGCTGTAGCAGTTTCAAGCACATGGAGCTTCTACACTGTAGTACTGAACAGTATCACTTCTGTATACATCAATAGCAACGGTGCCAGCATTGACGATATCGCTATTTCTCCTGTCAATTCCACATTTGCTACCTATAGCTATAAAGAACCCACTGGAATGACCAGCCAATCTGATGACATCGGAACTATGAATAAGTTCGTTTACGATGGCTTCAACAGATTGTCTGTAGTAAAAGACAGGGATGAAAATATCCGTAAGCAGCATGAATATAAAACCAGCGCTTACCTGAATAATTCACTGTCTGTTACCTATTCTGTTTACTTCTGTTCCAATGGTGGTAAGCCCGGAGCCCCTGTCACCTATACTGTACCTGCGAATATATATGCTTCGCTACTCTCTCAGGCTGATGCAGATGCAAAAGCAGCAATGGATACAACTCTCAATGCATTGTCATACGTCAACGCACATAGTGTATGTATTCCATTGTACAGAAATGATGCCCAGAGTGGTTATTTCATGAAACAGGGATGTGCTTCCGGCTATGGTACATACGTACTTTATACAGTTCCAAAAGATAGTATCCTATCAGAAATAAGCGTTGATGATGCAAATGCCAAAGCAAAAGCAGCACTGGCTATTGTAGGTCAGAACTATGTGAATGCTGTAGGCACCTGCCGTACAGCCATTACACTCTCTTATTCTAATGAGATCACAAACGATAATTATCATGTAAAACTGGTAAGCCGTACTGATGCCAATCTTACCTACGACTTCACAGTAGGTTATGGTCAGGGCGCGCTTGGTTCTGTGATAACAGGTACCTATGAAATAGTAGTATACGTTCCTTCAGGTACTACCAACACCTATAATTTCAGTGCTGGCTGCGGAGGTAATGTCGGATCCGGAACACAGATAGACTTCCCCAGCGTAGACATCAAAACCGGTTGTGCCACGATTACTATCTATTAA
- a CDS encoding DUF6443 domain-containing protein, translated as MSVKHKLILPGALLCSLVTVLNVYGQTPDGSLPNTGTAVTIPAAYTNGIPNYIRTWVPAKPIQDPTFVNSTSNTVRDVRQMTDYLDGLGRLVQTVNKGYSGTGSTIANTGKDFVIPKVYDVLDRETYVYLPYIQQDNNTSDGNLKTDPFNAQSTFYKNAILNPGSKDETIFYMENEYDGSPLNRINRTFNVGNTWSRAGGAKAASVQYLYNKVADSVRIWRIAAGVTIPASNSFYAAGQLSKTVSIDENGNTTVFYTDKEDRVILKKVQKETITTAHGGWLCTYYVYNELGSLSFVIPPLVVQRIMGNWMISGSLADGMCYQYTYDEYTRNISRKTPGSGETQLVYDNFDRPVFVQTAAQRVKTTPEWQFTFYNDQNRATVSGTYPTGSTRDQLQQQMTATASTTRNVSYSIPQVTDLVLDTRVAGITGYIARGSITLNPEFTSEDGANFDVAIDPTATTSTIQSVVEVNTTPNITGYNATAYDYYDDYNYAGAKPFASADVSSLDASSDKYPVAVNPNTYNYGMATGSKINVLGTNQWLITSTYFDNNGRPVQTRSDNAVGGETTTTAIYSFNGNLLSDYTHITNPRSAATPDIKVVTSYTYDHEDRLKEITKKLNNSNDLTRVVATNDYDDLGRLRTKWIGKKTDGTYMDSQTFDYNLRGWVKAINSNYVNTSGSTSNWFGQDISYDYGFSTKQYNGNIAGEKWKSKSNGIARAFGYSYDNTNSMTGAEFNQQNSGNTAWTKDQADFTMSNMSYDANGNLLSLNRQGLKNTTVASIDKLQYSYLTGTNQLRMVIDNANDASSTLGDFKEPDANHTSNTSNPDNDVDYQYDANGNLVVDKNKGIESTTYNFLNLPELITFTGKGTIQNVYDANGLKLKTIVTDNTVSPAVVTTTDYITGAIYKNDVPVSVDHETGRIRAIVQNGQTTGWTYDYFEKDYQGNIRMVLTEQTDLSIYAATMETASATIETALFSNVDETRTETPVGYPEDHTTVENAKVAKLNAKQGGKKIGPSLVLRVMAGDTIRIRTKAFYKSDGPANQHDAPLDDMVVALANAFTPGSNAGDMHNVANNTGTPFNYNFKQSWKDMRKKDPELAGRPKAYLNYVLFDEQMKMVDNNSGYKQVQNTPDALQDLAVEILPVSETGLMYIYTSNETATDVYFDNTVVSLSSGPLLEETHYYPFGLLMDGISSNVLKGTTYERNNYKYGGKQLKSGEFSDGSGLELYDFAARQLDPQLGRWNSPDPLSDEGTDWTPYRYGFNNPMRYTDPTGLFEVDGEGNLYFSKDDEISKLLEYVTANPSGSFGDIFKFVTDSRNGFVWDLPEVVVRGNNDKAWQDARNQIYNEVADALKLLGGGPEAPATKPKAKANKAASALPSTLSPDQATAAKMFKGITFGDKLDINLAIAHLWKNKEESPNHQCAKYLREGLEAGGMNTTGRPRPAEDYGPFLLAKGFKFVTSDITNYTPVRGDIAVMQSFTLNGKYTAYGHIQMYTGTAWVSDFANKVDFWPGSGYRTAKPPTQIFRW; from the coding sequence ATGTCAGTTAAACATAAATTAATATTACCCGGGGCCTTATTGTGCTCTCTGGTAACTGTACTAAATGTCTATGGTCAGACGCCGGATGGATCATTACCAAATACAGGCACTGCCGTTACTATACCTGCGGCCTATACCAATGGAATACCAAACTATATCCGTACATGGGTGCCCGCAAAACCTATACAGGATCCCACCTTTGTCAACAGTACTTCCAACACCGTAAGGGATGTAAGACAAATGACCGATTATCTGGATGGACTTGGCAGACTTGTGCAAACTGTAAACAAGGGCTATAGTGGTACCGGCAGCACGATCGCCAATACCGGTAAGGATTTCGTCATTCCTAAAGTATATGATGTACTGGATAGGGAAACGTATGTATATCTCCCCTATATACAACAGGACAATAACACTTCGGATGGTAATCTGAAAACAGATCCATTCAATGCACAAAGTACATTCTATAAAAATGCGATCTTAAATCCTGGCTCAAAGGATGAAACAATATTTTATATGGAGAATGAATATGATGGCTCTCCATTAAATCGCATCAACAGAACGTTTAATGTCGGTAATACATGGAGCCGTGCCGGTGGTGCAAAAGCAGCAAGCGTACAGTACCTGTATAATAAGGTAGCCGATTCTGTAAGGATATGGCGCATTGCAGCAGGTGTAACTATTCCTGCTTCCAATAGTTTTTATGCAGCAGGTCAGCTTTCAAAAACGGTATCTATTGATGAAAATGGGAATACGACAGTATTTTATACTGATAAAGAAGATCGTGTTATCCTAAAAAAAGTGCAGAAAGAAACCATTACAACTGCACATGGCGGCTGGCTTTGTACTTATTATGTATATAATGAGCTGGGAAGCCTGTCCTTCGTTATACCTCCGCTTGTCGTACAGCGTATTATGGGCAACTGGATGATCAGCGGCTCACTGGCAGATGGCATGTGCTACCAGTATACTTATGATGAGTATACCAGAAATATCTCCAGAAAGACGCCAGGCAGTGGTGAAACACAACTGGTGTATGATAATTTCGATCGTCCTGTTTTTGTACAAACAGCTGCACAAAGAGTGAAAACAACTCCTGAGTGGCAGTTTACTTTTTATAATGATCAGAATCGCGCTACCGTATCCGGCACCTATCCTACCGGTAGCACCAGAGATCAACTGCAACAACAGATGACAGCTACGGCCAGTACTACGCGCAATGTATCCTATTCAATACCACAGGTAACAGATCTGGTGCTGGATACCCGTGTAGCCGGCATAACCGGTTATATCGCCCGGGGATCTATCACGTTGAATCCAGAATTCACCAGTGAAGATGGGGCCAACTTCGACGTTGCAATTGATCCGACTGCCACCACTTCAACTATCCAATCCGTTGTCGAGGTCAACACCACACCTAATATCACCGGTTATAATGCCACTGCTTATGACTATTATGATGATTATAACTATGCCGGTGCAAAACCTTTTGCCTCTGCAGATGTATCTTCTCTGGATGCAAGCAGTGATAAATATCCTGTGGCAGTTAATCCTAATACTTATAACTATGGTATGGCCACTGGTTCAAAAATAAATGTACTTGGTACTAATCAATGGCTGATCACCAGCACATATTTTGACAATAATGGCAGACCAGTACAAACACGGAGTGACAATGCCGTAGGTGGAGAAACTACCACTACAGCCATATATAGCTTCAACGGAAATTTATTGAGTGATTATACCCATATCACCAATCCACGCAGTGCTGCTACTCCTGATATAAAAGTAGTAACAAGTTATACCTATGATCATGAAGACAGACTGAAGGAAATCACCAAGAAGCTGAATAATTCAAACGACCTCACACGAGTTGTGGCAACAAATGATTATGATGATCTGGGTAGATTAAGAACAAAGTGGATCGGTAAAAAAACAGATGGTACCTACATGGATTCCCAGACATTCGATTATAATCTGAGAGGATGGGTGAAGGCAATTAACAGTAATTATGTAAATACCTCCGGTAGTACCAGTAACTGGTTTGGTCAGGATATCAGCTATGATTACGGATTCAGTACCAAACAATATAATGGAAACATAGCAGGTGAAAAATGGAAGAGTAAATCAAATGGTATTGCCAGGGCATTTGGTTATAGCTATGATAACACAAATAGTATGACCGGTGCAGAATTTAACCAGCAGAATTCAGGTAATACTGCATGGACAAAAGATCAGGCAGACTTTACGATGAGCAACATGTCCTATGATGCTAATGGTAACCTGCTTTCACTAAACAGACAAGGTTTAAAAAACACGACAGTCGCATCCATAGATAAACTGCAATATTCTTACCTTACAGGCACTAACCAGCTGCGTATGGTAATAGATAATGCAAATGATGCCTCCAGCACACTGGGAGATTTTAAAGAGCCGGATGCTAACCATACTTCTAATACTTCCAATCCTGATAATGATGTAGACTATCAGTATGATGCAAATGGCAACCTCGTCGTTGACAAGAATAAAGGCATTGAAAGTACTACCTATAATTTCCTAAACCTTCCAGAGCTGATCACCTTTACCGGAAAAGGCACTATCCAAAACGTATATGATGCCAATGGTTTAAAATTGAAAACGATCGTAACGGATAATACCGTATCACCTGCCGTTGTAACCACGACAGATTATATAACAGGTGCCATTTACAAAAACGATGTACCGGTGTCTGTAGACCATGAAACGGGCCGTATCCGCGCTATTGTACAGAATGGACAGACTACCGGCTGGACTTACGATTATTTTGAAAAAGATTATCAGGGTAATATCCGTATGGTGTTGACCGAACAAACAGATCTGAGCATCTATGCAGCTACTATGGAAACGGCTAGTGCTACAATTGAGACAGCCCTGTTTAGTAACGTAGATGAAACAAGAACAGAAACACCTGTGGGGTATCCGGAGGATCATACCACTGTTGAGAATGCAAAAGTGGCCAAACTAAATGCAAAACAAGGTGGTAAGAAGATAGGGCCGTCTCTGGTATTAAGAGTAATGGCCGGAGATACGATCCGTATCAGAACAAAAGCCTTCTACAAATCTGATGGTCCAGCCAATCAGCATGACGCACCCTTAGACGATATGGTGGTTGCGCTGGCAAATGCATTTACGCCCGGTAGTAACGCTGGCGATATGCATAATGTGGCAAACAATACAGGAACTCCGTTCAATTATAACTTTAAGCAGTCATGGAAGGACATGCGGAAGAAAGACCCGGAACTTGCAGGCCGGCCAAAAGCTTATCTGAATTACGTCTTATTTGACGAACAGATGAAAATGGTGGATAATAACAGTGGTTATAAACAAGTACAAAATACACCAGATGCGCTACAGGATCTAGCTGTAGAAATATTGCCTGTATCAGAAACAGGGCTTATGTATATATACACCAGCAACGAAACAGCTACGGATGTGTACTTTGATAATACGGTTGTAAGTCTTTCATCCGGACCTTTGCTGGAAGAGACGCATTATTATCCTTTTGGCCTTCTCATGGATGGTATCAGCTCCAATGTATTGAAAGGCACTACCTATGAGCGGAATAATTATAAATATGGAGGTAAACAATTGAAGTCAGGAGAATTCTCTGATGGCAGTGGTTTAGAGCTGTATGACTTTGCTGCTCGTCAGCTGGATCCTCAGCTGGGAAGGTGGAATTCGCCAGATCCATTATCTGATGAGGGTACCGACTGGACACCATACAGATATGGATTTAATAATCCAATGAGGTACACTGACCCAACGGGTTTGTTTGAGGTAGATGGAGAAGGCAATCTTTATTTCTCAAAGGATGATGAAATTTCTAAATTATTGGAATATGTGACAGCAAATCCTTCAGGAAGTTTCGGGGATATTTTTAAATTTGTAACTGATTCGAGAAATGGATTTGTATGGGATCTGCCTGAAGTGGTGGTAAGAGGAAATAATGATAAAGCATGGCAGGATGCAAGGAATCAAATTTATAATGAAGTGGCGGATGCGCTGAAATTGTTAGGAGGAGGACCAGAAGCTCCTGCTACAAAACCGAAGGCAAAAGCAAATAAAGCAGCATCTGCATTACCATCTACTTTATCACCTGACCAAGCTACAGCGGCAAAGATGTTTAAGGGAATAACCTTCGGTGATAAACTGGATATCAATTTAGCTATTGCTCACCTGTGGAAGAATAAGGAGGAAAGTCCCAACCATCAATGTGCTAAATATCTCAGAGAAGGATTGGAAGCTGGGGGTATGAACACCACTGGACGCCCGAGACCAGCTGAAGACTATGGTCCATTTTTATTGGCAAAAGGGTTTAAATTTGTGACCTCGGACATAACGAATTACACACCCGTAAGAGGAGATATTGCTGTCATGCAATCATTTACTCTTAACGGGAAATATACGGCGTACGGTCATATTCAGATGTATACAGGTACTGCCTGGGTATCTGACTTTGCTAATAAAGTTGATTTTTGGCCTGGTTCTGGCTATAGGACCGCAAAACCTCCAACACAAATCTTTAGATGGTAA
- a CDS encoding DUF3828 domain-containing protein gives MKTNFLTSFLACVLTVFSYACSAQSQAPVDKAAVMLKQFYTAYITVISNEHNNDKEEKIRKRYATAKLLKKIQDLTDKEELDYDLFLNAQDADTHTLPYLKIVKDPKKPDTYNVSYGDSFTKNVTNIKVHVIKEGENYKIDDVLN, from the coding sequence ATGAAAACAAATTTCCTTACATCCTTTTTAGCCTGCGTATTAACAGTGTTTAGTTACGCATGTTCCGCTCAGAGTCAGGCACCAGTAGACAAAGCTGCCGTTATGCTCAAGCAATTTTATACTGCCTACATTACTGTAATTTCAAACGAACATAACAACGACAAAGAAGAGAAAATCAGGAAACGGTATGCTACTGCGAAGCTATTGAAGAAGATACAGGACCTGACAGACAAGGAGGAACTTGATTATGATCTATTTTTGAATGCACAGGATGCTGACACACACACACTTCCTTATCTGAAAATAGTAAAGGATCCTAAAAAGCCAGATACATATAATGTATCCTATGGTGATTCTTTTACGAAAAACGTGACCAACATTAAAGTGCATGTCATCAAAGAAGGAGAGAATTATAAGATAGATGATGTCTTAAATTAA
- a CDS encoding AIPR family protein, translating to MKVVETSNEDVFSELVRATNSQTKVDDAQFFSLRPIAKKVEQYFNTYEGQESRIYFERRDKQYVGIEIPLIRIFPIDVAAKCVTAMFCQRPDLAFRYKKIMYDEFSEIIFDDNVKESVYYAGCLTLYRLHLLVAKNHIPQNSRKYKWHMLPLVRVLVFGKNVPALNSKQIEKECDKIIEMMSSHNDQAVEVFKKALDIINSIGNITEDRLKRQAIFAEMFDKILT from the coding sequence TTGAAAGTAGTCGAAACTTCAAATGAGGATGTCTTTTCTGAATTAGTTAGAGCGACTAACAGTCAAACAAAGGTAGATGATGCTCAGTTTTTCTCACTTCGACCAATTGCGAAAAAAGTTGAGCAATACTTTAATACATATGAAGGTCAAGAAAGTAGAATTTATTTTGAAAGAAGAGATAAACAATATGTAGGTATAGAAATTCCTTTAATAAGAATTTTCCCGATTGATGTCGCAGCTAAATGTGTTACTGCTATGTTTTGCCAAAGACCTGATTTGGCATTTCGTTATAAAAAAATAATGTATGATGAATTTTCCGAAATTATCTTTGATGATAATGTAAAAGAATCTGTATACTATGCTGGTTGCTTAACTCTTTATAGACTTCATTTATTAGTAGCCAAAAATCATATTCCTCAAAATTCAAGAAAATACAAATGGCATATGCTGCCATTAGTTAGAGTCTTAGTATTTGGTAAGAATGTTCCGGCCTTGAATTCCAAACAAATCGAAAAGGAGTGTGATAAAATAATTGAAATGATGTCTTCGCATAATGACCAAGCTGTGGAAGTTTTTAAAAAAGCTTTAGATATCATTAATTCTATTGGAAATATAACTGAAGATAGACTTAAGCGACAAGCAATTTTTGCCGAAATGTTTGATAAAATATTAACTTAA
- a CDS encoding ATP-binding protein, with protein sequence MAFKSTYLGTIQDVSGTSLNIALDNTAPSGLTYVDGEGYRIGQIGSFVKIPIGYIDLFGIVTQVGASAVPENQVLTQPYGYRWIKVQLIGEGQRNGSFQRGISQYPTISDEVHLVSEVDLKKIYGQPEKPYFVKVGHIAGAESIPALIDINKLITRHSAIVGTTGSGKSTTVASILNAISDPVNYPSARVIVFDLHGEYGNALKDRAHIFKVNADKTEGSFEKDLFIPFWALSFEELIGISFGQFSSEKDYNTVLERITNAKIKSLITYPKNGINTDCLNVDSPIPFSLNHLWHDLYTKTLGKFYPDKPGKPLAFEIDDKGNEIKGDPAKAIPPVFKPVNTNTANGDRVQHPIDSPLTNSQQLHSLGSKLRIPRFDFLFKPGDWTPDENGKTEKDLDSLILEWIGSDKPITIMDLSGVPNSILNTIIGVLLRIKSLMIRSW encoded by the coding sequence ATGGCGTTTAAATCCACTTATTTAGGTACTATCCAAGATGTAAGCGGCACATCGCTAAATATCGCGTTAGACAACACAGCGCCGTCTGGTCTTACCTATGTTGATGGAGAAGGATATCGGATTGGACAAATTGGTTCCTTTGTAAAAATTCCAATTGGATATATTGATTTGTTTGGTATCGTAACTCAAGTTGGGGCCAGTGCTGTTCCAGAAAACCAAGTATTAACGCAACCTTATGGATATAGATGGATCAAAGTTCAGCTTATTGGCGAAGGTCAAAGGAACGGTTCATTCCAAAGAGGCATATCGCAATATCCTACCATTAGTGACGAGGTTCACCTTGTTTCAGAGGTTGATCTTAAAAAAATTTATGGGCAGCCAGAAAAACCTTACTTTGTAAAGGTAGGGCATATCGCAGGAGCTGAATCTATTCCCGCTTTAATAGATATCAATAAATTAATTACTCGTCACTCAGCCATTGTCGGTACGACAGGTTCAGGTAAATCTACTACAGTGGCAAGTATCTTAAATGCTATTTCTGATCCTGTAAATTATCCTTCTGCAAGGGTAATAGTTTTTGACTTACATGGAGAATATGGGAATGCATTGAAAGACAGAGCTCACATTTTTAAGGTAAATGCAGATAAAACTGAAGGCAGTTTTGAAAAAGATTTATTTATCCCTTTCTGGGCTCTTAGCTTTGAAGAATTGATTGGAATCAGCTTTGGCCAATTTAGCAGTGAGAAGGACTACAATACAGTGTTAGAAAGAATTACAAACGCAAAAATTAAAAGTTTAATAACATATCCCAAGAATGGAATAAATACGGACTGTTTAAATGTCGATTCTCCTATTCCATTTAGTCTAAATCACTTGTGGCATGATCTATACACTAAAACTTTAGGTAAGTTTTATCCGGATAAACCAGGTAAGCCTTTAGCGTTTGAAATTGATGATAAAGGTAATGAGATAAAAGGAGATCCGGCCAAAGCGATTCCACCTGTTTTTAAGCCAGTAAATACCAACACTGCTAATGGAGATCGTGTCCAACATCCTATAGACTCTCCATTAACTAATAGTCAACAATTACACTCTTTAGGTTCCAAACTAAGAATACCAAGATTTGATTTTTTGTTTAAGCCAGGGGATTGGACTCCTGACGAAAATGGAAAAACGGAAAAAGATTTAGATTCTTTGATTCTAGAATGGATAGGAAGTGACAAACCTATTACAATAATGGATTTATCTGGTGTTCCAAATTCGATTCTTAACACAATTATTGGAGTATTATTAAGAATTAAGAGCTTGATGATAAGGTCATGGTAA